The following coding sequences are from one Myxococcales bacterium window:
- a CDS encoding carboxypeptidase regulatory-like domain-containing protein, with translation MQRRAAKSFLGCLLLATVAWQGCTPVGSQPPPEPPPPPIPDGPATVLVLASNGNGALPGVNVVLNDADGGYLATYVTDDDGIATINDVPSGASITVVQQNEGQYSMTTIYGIEPEDALVVGRRAGRDWTYAGSMEVLLPPGPGSANDYTLHSKCGEEWLGNDTSGAIDFFAYCEAGEFSVFALAQDLPLSSFSIVSSGHTFIAGGTIDLTASSWQVGSEFPVALTNLPPGLSYIAAEWAATEQGFKLGRGNALDDLEASPTAITLGVPSQYGGDGSAVLIDIHRSGASDQFIREQRTAHRYDNTYPNMALPMLSSPVFDFASQTMSWSHQLPGADADAFRGLLSWSTGPAEAPTYYNWTFIGPPTQTSMRVPTLPPDLGDLIPTYNDTSSDFCNQSGCPHIELIETDLAEGYRAMRQELDVDYWRLIDLHGNVSGLPPERRIRISGASLD, from the coding sequence ATGCAACGCCGTGCGGCAAAAAGTTTTCTAGGATGCCTGCTGCTGGCGACGGTCGCGTGGCAGGGCTGTACCCCGGTAGGCAGCCAGCCACCGCCCGAACCACCTCCGCCGCCAATACCAGATGGCCCCGCTACGGTGCTCGTGCTGGCCTCAAACGGCAATGGGGCCTTGCCGGGCGTCAATGTTGTGCTCAATGACGCGGACGGTGGCTACCTCGCAACCTACGTCACCGACGACGATGGCATCGCGACCATAAACGACGTGCCCAGCGGCGCGTCGATCACCGTCGTCCAGCAAAATGAGGGGCAGTACTCGATGACGACCATCTACGGGATCGAGCCAGAGGATGCCTTGGTCGTCGGCCGCCGCGCCGGCCGCGATTGGACCTATGCCGGTTCGATGGAGGTGCTGCTGCCACCTGGTCCCGGCAGCGCGAATGACTACACCTTGCATTCAAAGTGCGGCGAAGAGTGGCTCGGCAACGACACGTCCGGCGCCATCGATTTTTTTGCGTATTGCGAAGCAGGTGAATTTTCGGTGTTCGCCCTGGCGCAAGATTTGCCACTTAGCTCGTTCAGCATCGTCTCCAGCGGCCACACGTTTATCGCCGGTGGCACGATCGATCTAACCGCGAGTTCTTGGCAAGTTGGCAGCGAATTCCCGGTGGCGCTGACCAATCTGCCACCTGGGCTTAGCTACATCGCCGCCGAGTGGGCGGCAACCGAGCAGGGCTTTAAGCTCGGACGTGGCAATGCCCTTGACGATCTCGAGGCCTCGCCGACCGCGATTACCCTGGGCGTGCCCTCGCAATATGGCGGCGACGGCTCGGCCGTGCTCATCGATATTCATCGCAGCGGCGCGAGCGATCAATTCATCCGCGAGCAACGCACGGCGCATCGCTACGACAACACCTACCCCAACATGGCGCTGCCCATGCTGTCGTCGCCGGTTTTCGATTTTGCGAGCCAAACCATGAGCTGGAGCCATCAGCTTCCCGGCGCCGACGCCGACGCCTTTCGCGGCCTCCTGTCGTGGTCGACCGGGCCAGCCGAGGCGCCCACCTACTATAATTGGACGTTCATTGGTCCGCCCACCCAAACCTCGATGCGCGTGCCTACGCTGCCCCCCGACCTCGGCGACCTTATACCAACCTATAATGACACCAGCTCCGACTTCTGCAACCAGTCTGGCTGCCCGCATATCGAGCTCATCGAAACCGATCTAGCCGAAGGCTATCGCGCCATGCGCCAAGAGCTCGATGTCGACTATTGGCGCCTCATCGATCTCCATGGCAACGTCAGCGGCCTGCCGCCAGAGCGGCGCATCCGCATCAGCGGCGCGTCGCTCGATTAA
- a CDS encoding DUF4340 domain-containing protein: MNKLNKTLLALGVAQGILLLAVTLAHRGPSLDVRRLVPGASEASITALTVWGPPMQGMKDGRPTALPGATVALARRGDKWVMTSHDDHPVDLAKIEILIAALADAEASAPMTNDLTRHASLRVADNEYDRKLTIAMGGREQTLLIGLTTGQTAAIRLLGKAEVYESTRITPWSVASAPSGWMHKTYAQFAPISLQAIELTNSSGTWRFDRASGDWRLLLGGGLVVAPAGAVLDQELIRQLPNLAANLTAVGPADPNFAPPADAAKALLTVYAAGEASPQRFDIVEAGPKYYWLRAQGRADAVLVEREPLSNVVNLSIETVARRP; the protein is encoded by the coding sequence ATGAACAAACTAAATAAAACCTTGCTCGCGCTGGGTGTGGCCCAAGGCATCTTGTTGCTCGCCGTTACGCTCGCGCATCGTGGGCCGTCGCTCGACGTGCGGCGGCTAGTGCCCGGCGCCTCCGAGGCCTCGATCACCGCGCTCACCGTTTGGGGACCACCGATGCAAGGGATGAAAGATGGCCGCCCGACCGCGTTACCTGGCGCCACCGTCGCGCTCGCCCGGCGCGGCGACAAATGGGTCATGACGTCGCATGACGATCATCCCGTCGATCTGGCAAAGATCGAAATCCTCATCGCGGCACTGGCGGACGCCGAGGCAAGCGCCCCCATGACCAACGATCTTACCCGGCACGCCTCGCTGCGCGTCGCCGACAATGAGTACGATCGCAAGCTCACCATCGCGATGGGAGGCCGCGAACAGACCCTGCTCATTGGGCTGACGACCGGGCAGACCGCCGCGATTCGCCTGCTCGGCAAGGCAGAGGTCTACGAAAGCACGCGCATCACCCCGTGGAGCGTCGCCAGCGCGCCTTCGGGCTGGATGCACAAGACGTATGCGCAGTTCGCGCCGATTTCCTTGCAGGCGATTGAGCTCACTAACTCGAGCGGCACCTGGCGCTTTGATCGCGCCAGCGGTGACTGGCGGCTCTTGCTCGGCGGCGGGCTCGTGGTGGCACCGGCCGGCGCGGTGCTCGACCAGGAGCTTATCCGTCAATTGCCAAATCTCGCGGCCAATCTCACCGCCGTCGGCCCCGCCGATCCAAACTTCGCCCCGCCTGCCGACGCGGCCAAGGCCTTGTTGACCGTGTATGCGGCGGGCGAGGCCTCGCCGCAGCGCTTTGACATCGTTGAGGCCGGCCCGAAATACTATTGGCTCCGTGCACAGGGCCGGGCCGACGCCGTGCTGGTGGAGCGCGAGCCACTGTCAAATGTTGTCAACCTGTCAATCGAAACCGTTGCGCGGCGCCCGTAG
- a CDS encoding Gldg family protein, which translates to MSQIVAIAKKELRGFFASPVAVLFLGGFLALALLGFFWQHKFFARGVADVRPLFEVLPLAMIMLVGALSMRLWAEEQRTGTIEILLTLPVPRHRLVLGKFIAGLALIALALAMTLGVPLTVAMLGDLDWGPVMGGYTAALLLAAAYLAIGMCISATTDNQLVALIGTVLVCLLLYVPGTEPVTQLVGLDAAAWLRSVATGSRFESISRGVLDARDLVYYLSLTAAFLALNVYMLVRRSFGTGEGDRRIRWQARLAVALALCNALLLNAWMAPITAARADLTARGDYSLSPTTKHIVRGLREPLLIRAYFSDNLPSELKTFVPRINDTLAEFQIASGDNITIERLDPTRSKALADRAKAEFGLESRPFRELSKNKDAVVSAYFFVVLKLGTHSLVLDATSFLEEKIIENKLTYRLKSVEYTVTGAIKKLAATGQNLGERVKALPVPPTITAYYSPDLLPPQFVQLPATLELAMRQLRQELGDGLTFAAVTPPPGVDAEAFFATHGVAPVFKQVESGKPAFFTLAVTSNGRTSRVMLDAAPTLYTLKDGIRSAIRRSIPGFSKVVGLWVPSAPPPPPAPDGKLPTPGVAAPPPPQAFETFGTALMQSDYDVALLRVATSTSLQLIDVLVLAGPSALSPAEVRAIDQYVMHGGSLIVLAGRYRLARGEGERISVERVNTGLEDMLRAWGIDVAPYLVLDEVADQFPSPTASGQLEMRPYPYFVRIDGRAMNEAHPATSDVAWSVMHYASPLVDAKTNGPLPARLGDIEVTPLLHSSPRAWTDTNVDVHPDRTRTATNATAALALKPPFVLGVSLTGTFTSHAAAQAKALGVADRGGDQLIAKSPPNTHVVVIGSSAFASDELVTLLTSLDNQSGYNNLLFLQNLVDWAVSDNDMLKIRANSTHTPLLNLADDATAFWEYLNYAIAAALLAAALLIAWLRRRAVRPWPIAAWRKAGES; encoded by the coding sequence ATGAGCCAAATCGTTGCGATCGCAAAAAAAGAGCTACGTGGCTTTTTTGCCTCACCGGTGGCGGTGTTGTTCTTGGGCGGTTTTCTCGCCTTGGCGCTGCTTGGATTCTTTTGGCAACACAAATTTTTCGCGCGCGGCGTCGCCGATGTCCGCCCGCTGTTTGAGGTGCTACCGCTCGCCATGATCATGCTGGTGGGCGCGTTGTCGATGCGCCTGTGGGCGGAAGAGCAACGCACGGGCACCATCGAAATCTTGCTGACGTTGCCGGTGCCACGCCACCGCCTGGTGCTCGGGAAATTCATCGCGGGCCTGGCGCTGATTGCGCTCGCGCTGGCGATGACGCTTGGGGTGCCCCTGACCGTCGCCATGCTCGGCGACCTTGACTGGGGACCCGTGATGGGAGGCTACACCGCCGCATTGCTGCTCGCGGCGGCCTACCTCGCCATCGGCATGTGCATCTCCGCAACCACCGACAATCAGCTGGTCGCGCTGATCGGCACCGTCTTGGTCTGCCTGCTCTTGTACGTGCCGGGCACCGAGCCGGTGACCCAACTGGTCGGGCTCGACGCCGCCGCGTGGCTACGCAGCGTGGCGACGGGCAGCCGCTTCGAGAGCATCTCGCGTGGGGTTCTCGATGCGCGCGACCTTGTCTACTACCTCAGCCTCACGGCGGCCTTTCTCGCGCTCAACGTCTATATGTTGGTGCGCCGCAGCTTTGGCACGGGCGAAGGCGATCGGCGCATTCGGTGGCAGGCACGCCTGGCGGTCGCCCTCGCCCTCTGCAACGCCCTGCTCCTCAACGCGTGGATGGCGCCGATCACCGCGGCGCGCGCCGACCTAACCGCACGCGGCGACTATAGCCTCTCGCCCACCACCAAACATATCGTGCGCGGCTTGCGCGAGCCCTTGCTCATCCGCGCGTATTTTTCGGATAACCTGCCCTCTGAGCTCAAGACCTTTGTCCCGCGCATCAACGATACGCTGGCCGAATTTCAGATCGCAAGCGGCGACAACATCACCATCGAGCGGCTCGACCCGACGCGCTCCAAGGCCTTGGCCGATCGCGCCAAGGCAGAGTTTGGCCTCGAGTCGCGGCCATTTCGCGAGCTGTCGAAGAATAAGGACGCGGTGGTGAGCGCGTATTTCTTCGTGGTGCTCAAGCTCGGCACGCACAGCCTGGTGCTCGACGCGACGAGCTTTCTCGAGGAAAAAATCATCGAGAACAAGCTTACCTACCGCCTTAAGTCGGTGGAATACACGGTCACCGGCGCGATCAAAAAGCTGGCGGCGACGGGGCAGAATCTTGGCGAGCGCGTCAAGGCCTTGCCGGTGCCGCCCACCATCACCGCCTATTATTCACCGGACCTATTGCCGCCGCAATTCGTCCAGCTCCCGGCGACGTTAGAGTTGGCCATGCGCCAGCTCAGGCAAGAGCTCGGCGATGGGCTAACCTTTGCCGCGGTCACGCCACCACCAGGCGTCGATGCCGAGGCATTTTTTGCCACGCATGGCGTCGCCCCGGTGTTTAAGCAGGTCGAATCCGGCAAGCCCGCCTTCTTTACGCTGGCGGTGACCAGCAATGGCCGGACGTCGCGCGTGATGCTGGATGCGGCGCCGACGTTGTATACGCTCAAGGACGGCATCCGCAGCGCCATTCGACGCTCCATTCCAGGGTTCTCTAAGGTGGTTGGGCTCTGGGTCCCTTCGGCGCCGCCACCGCCGCCGGCGCCGGACGGCAAGTTACCAACGCCTGGCGTGGCGGCCCCGCCTCCGCCGCAGGCCTTCGAGACGTTTGGCACCGCGCTTATGCAAAGCGACTACGACGTCGCCCTGTTGCGGGTTGCGACCAGCACGTCGCTGCAGCTCATCGACGTCCTGGTGCTCGCCGGGCCCTCGGCGTTGTCACCGGCCGAGGTGCGCGCCATCGATCAATACGTCATGCATGGCGGCTCGCTGATCGTGCTCGCCGGGCGCTATCGGCTCGCCCGCGGCGAGGGCGAACGCATTAGCGTCGAGCGGGTCAATACGGGGCTTGAGGACATGCTGCGCGCCTGGGGCATCGACGTCGCACCCTATCTGGTCCTCGACGAGGTGGCCGACCAGTTTCCTTCCCCGACCGCCAGCGGCCAGCTCGAGATGCGGCCGTACCCCTATTTTGTCCGCATTGATGGCCGCGCGATGAACGAGGCGCATCCAGCAACCTCCGACGTCGCGTGGTCGGTGATGCATTACGCCTCGCCGCTTGTCGACGCCAAGACCAACGGCCCCCTGCCGGCGCGGCTTGGGGACATCGAGGTGACGCCGCTGCTGCATTCGTCGCCGCGGGCGTGGACCGACACCAACGTCGACGTGCATCCGGATCGCACGCGCACGGCGACGAACGCCACGGCGGCCCTGGCGCTAAAACCGCCCTTCGTGCTCGGCGTCAGCCTCACCGGCACGTTTACCAGCCATGCGGCGGCGCAGGCCAAGGCCCTTGGCGTGGCGGACCGCGGCGGCGACCAGCTGATAGCCAAGTCGCCACCCAATACGCATGTCGTGGTGATCGGATCATCGGCCTTTGCCAGCGACGAGCTGGTGACGCTGCTGACCTCGCTGGACAATCAGAGCGGCTATAACAACTTGCTGTTCTTGCAGAATCTCGTCGACTGGGCGGTCAGCGACAACGACATGCTGAAGATTCGCGCCAACTCAACGCACACCCCGCTGCTAAACCTTGCCGATGACGCGACGGCGTTTTGGGAGTATCTCAATTACGCGATCGCCGCCGCGCTGTTGGCGGCGGCCTTGCTCATCGCGTGGCTTCGGCGGCGCGCGGTGCGGCCATGGCCGATCGCGGCGTGGCGCAAGGCAGGTGAGTCATGA
- a CDS encoding ATP-binding cassette domain-containing protein: protein MNAIEVSQACKRYGATTAVSEVSFTVQRGEVIGLLGRNGAGKTTLMKMLTGYLRPDSGRIAVHGVDVVADPVAAQRHIGYSPENAPSYHDMTVQAYLGMIAELRGLTGDARHRGLADAIVATGLEERLLQPIGKLSKGFRQRVGIAQAIVHKPSVLILDEPTAGLDPTQVLEIRALIAGLAATATVLLSTHILGEVQANCRRVIIIERGQLCADRALAELTAQNAVIVELASDPRAEATLRAIKGVTGVQAVGAAAAGYQRWRVVAAGDHDLAAAIFAAVAVPGLAVRELRADDKTLEHVFAELAGAAAPSAARGARP from the coding sequence ATGAATGCCATAGAAGTTTCGCAGGCCTGTAAGCGCTACGGCGCGACCACGGCGGTAAGCGAGGTCTCGTTTACCGTCCAGCGCGGCGAGGTGATTGGCCTGCTCGGGCGCAACGGGGCCGGCAAGACAACGCTGATGAAAATGCTGACCGGCTACCTGCGGCCCGATAGCGGTCGCATCGCGGTGCATGGCGTCGACGTCGTCGCCGACCCAGTCGCCGCGCAACGCCATATCGGCTACTCGCCGGAAAACGCGCCGTCTTACCACGACATGACGGTGCAGGCATATCTCGGCATGATCGCCGAGTTACGCGGCCTAACCGGCGACGCGCGCCACCGCGGCCTCGCCGACGCGATCGTCGCCACCGGTTTAGAAGAACGCCTGCTGCAGCCGATTGGCAAGCTCTCCAAGGGGTTTCGTCAACGCGTCGGCATCGCGCAGGCAATCGTGCACAAGCCCTCCGTGCTCATCTTGGACGAACCGACGGCAGGGCTAGACCCGACTCAGGTGCTCGAGATCCGCGCGCTCATCGCTGGGCTCGCGGCCACCGCGACCGTGCTACTTTCCACTCACATCTTGGGTGAGGTGCAGGCCAATTGTCGGCGCGTCATTATTATCGAGCGCGGACAGCTGTGCGCCGACCGCGCGTTGGCGGAGCTTACGGCGCAAAACGCGGTCATCGTCGAGTTGGCGAGCGATCCACGCGCCGAAGCGACCTTGCGCGCCATCAAGGGCGTCACCGGCGTGCAGGCCGTCGGCGCCGCCGCCGCGGGCTACCAACGCTGGCGCGTCGTGGCCGCAGGCGACCACGACCTGGCCGCCGCGATCTTCGCCGCGGTGGCCGTGCCGGGGCTCGCGGTGCGCGAGCTGCGCGCCGACGACAAGACGCTTGAGCACGTGTTTGCCGAGCTAGCAGGGGCCGCGGCGCCAAGCGCAGCCCGGGGGGCACGACCATGA